A DNA window from Hordeum vulgare subsp. vulgare chromosome 1H, MorexV3_pseudomolecules_assembly, whole genome shotgun sequence contains the following coding sequences:
- the LOC123407410 gene encoding uncharacterized protein LOC123407410, with the protein MDGGKKQGRDDRKASQGRSDRKSGSGMSGDAKKGGRDGKFTWEDADGYTDEDLDLVASKGPGTDASASGKNKS; encoded by the coding sequence ATGGACGGCGGGAAGAAGCAGGGTCGGGACGACCGCAAGGCATCGCAAGGCCGCAGCGACCGCAAGTCGGGGTCCGGGATGAGCGGTGACGCCAAGAAGGGTGGTCGCGACGGCAAGTTCACCTGGGAGGACGCCGACGGCTACACCGACGAGGACCTCGACCTCGTCGCCAGCAAGGGCCCGGGGACCGACGCCTCCGCCTCCGGCAAGAACAAGTCCTAG